AGCAGGATCCGCTATGGAACGGGGAGCAACTCAACACGCCCGACCCGTTCGCGAAGGAAGAGATCGCGTTCTACCAGTGCGACCACCTGGGCACGCCGCAGGAGCTGACGGACCACGAGGGGCGCATCGCCTGGTCGGCCAGCTACAAGGCCTGGGGGGAAGCCAGGCAGGCGATCAGCGAGGCGGGACGCAAGGCGGGGTTCAGGAATCCGATCCGGTTCCAGGGGCAGTACTTTGACGAAGAGACGGGGCTGCACTACAACCGGTATCGATACTACGATCCCGTGGGTGGGCGATTTATATCCAATGATCCGATTGGATTGCTTGGCGGGATCCACCTTCAGCAATATGCTCCAAATCCCACTGAATGGATTGACCCGCTTGGATTAAATCGTACAAGCGGCGCAGGCCGAAAACCGGAGTCATCAAAGCCCAATCAAAACCCCAAATGCTCCGAATGCAGAAGACCGTGGGAAGTAAATCGCTACGACAGACTTTGCGATGGTCATGTCCCCGGTGTTGGCAGAGTGAAATATTTCCATGATCCCAAAACCAGGCAGTGGTGGTCGCCGGATCAAACAGGACATGGTGGAAGTGCCTGGAAAGTTTACAACAGTGATGGTTCTTGGAGAGCTGATGCGGACCGGTATGGCGACTTTATGAGCAAACATAAGAGTGAAACCGGAAAGAACGTTGACCTCAAAAATATGAAGTGCAAGGATGTTCAATGATTGAGTCTGCAGAAGAATTCGCAAGACTGAGATTAAGCTCTACAAAAGAAGAATATGACCGCGCCGCTCACGAAGAGGCACCAGTTGAGGTTTGGATCGATGTAATAGAAAATTACCCCGAACTCAGGCAATGGGTTGCACACAATAAAACCATTCCTCTTGAAATACTTGAATACTTGGTCAAAAATCATCCCGAAGTAAATTCATTTGTGGCAGACAAAAGAAAGTTATCTCCGGAGTTGTTTGATATATTGTCTAGAGATGAAAATTATCTTGTTCGCGAAAGAATTGCAATTAATGCAAAAACCCCTATCCACATACTAGAGAGACTTTCAAAGGATTTTGCAGAAGATGTAGCACAAGCAGCACGCTACAATTTAAAAAATAAAAAATAGTTTCGAATTTAAATCTGAATGTAATACTACGGCGCGCTGCGCCGGCGCATCGCCAAGCGATCCGAGCACGACGTCACCAGGAGCTGCAGGCCTGGCGCGGCGACAGCGTGCACTACATCCACGAGCCCGGCTCCTTCGTGCCGCTGGTGCAGATCCGGCAAGCGCAGGCCGTTGCGCTGAACCAGACCACCGACGTGAAGGCGCTGATCGCGGCCAATGGCGGGCGCTACGACATCGAGCAGGATCCGCTATGGAACGGGGAGCAACTCAACACGCCCGACCCGTTCGCGAAGGAAGAGATCGCGTTCTACCAGTGCGACCACCTGGGCACGCCGCAGGAGCTGACGGACCACGAGGGGCGCATCGCCTGGTCGGCCAGCTACAAGGCCTGGGGGGAGGCCAAGCAGGCGATCAGCGAGGCGGGACGCAGGGCCGGGTTCAGGAATCCGATCCGCTTCCAGGGGCAGTACTTTGACGACGAGACGGGGCTGCACTACAACCGGTATCGGTATTACGACCCGGTGAGTGGGAGGTTTGTATCGAAGGATCCAATCAAGTTGCTGGGAGGCTTGAACCTTCAGTTGTATGCGCCGAGTCCGACAGAGTGGATCGATCCGTGGGGGCTTGCAAGCTGCTCGCTTTACAGATCGATGAAAACGGGAGCAGATGGATTGCCACTACCTGAACCTACTGCAAGAGGCTTGGGGGCGCGTATTCCAGGCGATCTATCTGCCGATGAGCACGGAAACGTTCATCCCAACACCGGTGGTATATCAGTCGCTCCGCATACGCCGGGGAATCTGCCTAGCCATCGCCGGCCAGCAAGTCTTGGAGGAACAGGCAAAGACGAGGTGTGGGGCATCAACTCAGAAAATCTTGGGCCGGACTTGCGGTATGTGCAGGACTGCCCAACGCACGGAACTATTCAGCCCAGCCGCACGATGCCAGCCGGCGAATACCAAGCCGCCCTAGAGCGAACGAAGACAAGATGGAGAAAGCCATGACACACGATGCATTCCCCTCCCAGGAAATTCAAAAAGAAGTTGCATGTCAACTAGAGAGAGGCGCCGACTTCATGCAACTCCACGGGCTGCTCAGTCAGTACAAGAAAAAGGGACTAACCGCAGACGAGGTTGCACACGAGCTAGAACAACTTAGGAACTCTGTGACCGTCGAATCCAGAGAGGACGCAATACTCGAGCTATTGGACATAGTTCGTGGGTTTTGCTCGCCCAGTCTAAAAATTTGGTGAAGCACGGTTGTCAAATATTTAGACGGTTGATGACTAGATGTGATGTTTCCGATGGTGTCGACGGCGAAGTACTCCGCTAGATCGCTGTGATCGATTTGGAATCAAACGCGTACCACTGGGACCTGCTGGGGCGCCTGCGCGAACTGCACAACGAGAACGGCAGCCGCTACGACTTCCGCTACGACCCGGTCGGCAGGCTGCTCGAGGAAACCGGCTTCGACCGCAAGACCACCCAGTACCGCTACGACGAAGCCAGCGGCGTGCTGGCCGAGGTCATCGAGGCCGGCCACAGCACCCGGCTCGAATTCGATCCCCTGGGCCGCCTGAGCGAGCGCCAGGCCGGCGACCAGGCCGAGCGCTTCGCCTACGACCGCAACGGCCGCCTGGTCGAGGCCACCAACGCCAAGGCCAGGCTCCAGTGGTTCTACGACCGCGCGGGCAACCTCGTGCGCGAGCACCAGCACTACCTGGACCATGGCCACACGGCGGTCTGGCAGCACGGCTACGACGAGCTCCACCAGCGCGTCGCCAGCGTCCGCCCCGACGGCCACATCACCCAATGGCTCACCTACGGCTCCGGCCACGTGCACGGCCTGCTCGTGGACGGCCAGGACATCCTGGGCTTCGAGCGCGACGACCTGCACCGCGAGATCGGCCGCGACCAGGGCAATGGCCTGCACCAGGGCTCGAAGTACGACCCGGCCGGCCGGCTGCTGGAGCAGCAGATCTCGCAGACGAAACCCGGCGCGATCGAGGCCGTGGGCATCCGCCGCAGCTATGCCTACGACAAGGCCGGCCAGCTGGTGGCCATCGGCGACAGCCGCCGCGGCAACCTGAGCTACCGCTACGACCCCGTGGGGCGCCTGCTCGAAGCCCACAGCCGACTGGGCCGCGAGACCTTCGCCTTCGATCCGGCGGGCAACATCGGCAACCCTTCCGACACCGGTGCGGACACACAGGCGGCCGGCCGCATCACCACCCGCGTGGCGGTGCGCCTGAACGGCGATGGCCGCAGCATGGCCGGCCGGCTGATGGACAACCTGCTCAAGGACTATGCCGGCACCCACTACACGTGGGACGAACGGGGCAACCTGGTCGAGCGCAGCCGCAACGGAGAAAAGACCACCTTCACCTGGGACCGCTTCAACCGCATGCGCAGCGCCGAGACCTTCGGTGAGACCACGAGCTTCAGCTACGACGCACTGGGCCGGCGCATCGCCAAGCGAAGCTCACACGCGACGACCCTGTTCGGCTGGGACGGCGACACGCTGGCCTTCGAGAGCACGCAAAGCATCGAGGGCCGCCAGGAATACCTGGGACGCGGCGACAGCCTGCACTACATCCACGAGCTCGGCGCCTTCGCGCCGCCGGTGCAGATCCGGCCAGTTGCGTTACGCCAGCTTCAGCGCGCAGGCTCGATGTGCGTCACAACAATCTTCCCGTCCATCTTCCCCGCATCAAAGCGCACCTTGTCCCCCGCCTGGAACTTGTCCAGCACGGTCTCGTCGCTCACCCCGAAGACCATGGTCATGCCGGGCATGTCCAGGCTCTTGAGCGGGCCGTGCTTGATCGTGAGTTTCTTGTTGTCCTTGTCCACCTTGCGGATCTCGCCGTCGGCAAGTTCCGCGGCGGAGACTGTGAAGGCCAATGCGGCCAGCGCCGCCATGAGTGAAATGCGAATCTTCGACATGGTCATGTCTCTCCTGGAGGTTGGGGTTTCTTACTTGGCGGCAGCGGTCTTGGCCACGGTGACGGCGCCCTTCATGCCGGCGTCGTAGTGGCCCGGCTGCAGGCATGCGAAGTCGACCTTGCCGGCCTTGGTGAACTGCCACACGATCTCGCCGCTCTTGCCCGCGGCCAGGGTCACCATGTTGGGCTCGGCATGTTCCATCTCGGGGTTCTTCTTCATGGCTTCGTAGTGCTCCTTGAGTTCCTTCTCGGTGCCGAGCACGAGCTCATGCTTCAGCTGGCCCGAGTTCTTGACGACGAAGCGCACGGTCTCGCCCTGCTTCACATTGATGTCGGCGGGCGTGAAGCGCATGCCGTCGGTCATGTCGACGTTGATGGTTCGCGTGGCCTTGGCGTCCACGCCGGGTTGGCCGATGGCCGCTTCGGCGTCGCCGTGGCCGTGGCCATGGCCCCCGGCGTGGTTGCCGGCAGCGGAGGCGCCTGCGGCCGCCAGGGCGGTGAGCGCGGCGAAGGCGGTGCTGCGGAGGATGTTGTTGTGCTTCATGGTTGGATTCCTTCTGAAGGTTGGAGGTTGGAAGAAGAGAGAAAGGAGAAATGAAAAATCAGTGGCCGGTGTGGCCGCTGCCGGGCTTGCGGATCTGGACTTCGATGTTCTTGGCAGGCATGTTCTGCGCGGGCATCGCGGCCGCACCGGCATCGCGCCGGCGCGAGGTCTCCGGTGGCGGGCCGTCGAGCTCGTAGGCCACGGTGCCCTTGGGATGCTTGAACCAGCCGGGGTTGCTGTAGTCGCCGGGCTTCTGGTTCCTGCGCACCTTGACCACGCTGAACATGCCGCCCATCTCGACCGAGCCGAACGGCCCTTCGCCGGTCATCATTCGCGCGGTGTTGTCGGGAATGGGCATCTCCATCTCGCCCATGTCGGCCATGCCGCGCTCGCCCATCACCATGTAGTCGGGCACCAGGTTCGTGATCTGCCTGGCGACGTCCTTGTGGTCCAGGCCGATGAGGGTGGGCACGTCGTGGCCCATCGCGTTCATGGTGTGGTGGCTCTTGTGGCAGTGGAAGGCCCAGTCGCCCTCCTCGTCGGCCAGGAACTCGATCTGGCGCATCTGACCGACGGCCACGTCGGTGGTCACTTCGTACTGGCGCGTGCTCTTGGGGGTCGGCCCGCCATCGGTGCCGGTGACGAGGAACTCGTGCCCGTGCAGGTGCATCGGGTGGTTGGTCATCGTGAGGTTGCCGATGCGGATGCGCACCTTGTCGTTGAGCCGCACGTTGAGCGAGTCGATGCCGGGGAAGATCCGGCTGTTCCAGGACCACAGGTTGAAGTCCAGCATCGTCATGATCTTGGGCGTGGCGCTGCCGGGCTCGACGTCGTAGGCGTTGAGCAGGAACACGAAGTCGCGGTCGACCTTCTCGATCAGCGGATGCTCGGCCTTGGGGTGCGTCACCCAGAAGCCCATCATGCCCATGGCCATCTGCGTCATCTCGTCGGCATGCGGGTGGTACATGAAGGTGCCGGGCCGGCGCGCGACGAACTCGTAGACGAAGGTCTTGCCCGGGCGGATCGCCGGCTGGGTCAGGCCGGTGACACCGTCCATGCCGTTGGGCAGGCGCTGGCCGTGCCAGTGCACGCTGGTGTGCTCGGGCAGCTTGTTGGTCACGAAGATGCGCACCCGGTCGCCTTCGACCACCTCGATGGTCGGGCCGGGCGACTGGCCGTTGTAGCCCCACAGGTTGGCCTTGAAGCCGGGGGCCATCTCGCGCACCACGGGCTCGGCCACCAGGTGGAATTCCTTCACGCCGTTGTTCATGCGCCAGGGCAGCGTCCAGCCGTTGAGCGTGACCACGGGGTTGTAGGGCCGTCCGCTGGATGGCATGAGCGGCGGCATGGTGTTGGGCGTGGTCTGGGTCACGGGCTCGGGCAGCGCGGCCATCGCCACCTTGCTCACGCTCGCGGCCGCGAGGGCGCCGGTGATGGCACCGGCGCCGCCGAGGAAATTGCGTCTGTTTGTCATGTCGTTCGAATCGTTGGTGAGTGCGGGTGGCGCATTCAATGGGCGGCGCCGGCGGAGGCGGCTTCGCCCCCCGCGCTGGCGGTCGGGGCGCCCATGGCCGTGGGCTTGCCGATCACCGAGGCCGCCAGCGCGGCATCGGCCAGCCAGAACTGCTGCTGGGCGTTGATGGCGTTGCTCACGCTGGCGATCTGGTCGCGCGCCTCGGCCAGCAGCTCGAAGACGCCGATCAGCATGCCGTTGTAGCGAAGCACGTTCTCGTCGGCCATGGCCTGGCGCAGCGGCACGATCTCGTCGCGGTAGTGCCGCGCGATGTCGTAGGCGGTGCGGTAGGCCGAGTAGCCTTCGCGCAACTGCGACGAAGCGCCACGCACGGTGGCGTCGTAGCGGTTGGCCGCGGCCAGCGACTGCGCATTCAACGCGTCGCGCTGCGCCGAGCCCCAGTCGAACAGCGGCAGCCGGATGTCGAGCTCGAAGCCGCGCCGCGTGCTCCGGGTGCCTTCGGCGTTGTCGAACACGGTGTCGCGCCGGCCGCCGACCTCCACGTCGACGAAGGTCGACAGCAGGTTGATGCCCTGCGACTTGCCCGCCACGTCGAGCTGGGCGCGCGCGAGCTGCACGTCGAGGCGCTGCTCGGTCGCGGTGGCGGCCACTTCCTTGGCCTCGCGCGGCGCCTTGGGCAGATCGGGCAGCCGCTCGGGCAAGGCCAGCCTGGCGGCCTGCACATCATCGAGACCCAGGGCGCGCACGAGCTCCTCGCGCGCGGCGGTGGCGGCGTGCTGCGCCGATGCCAGCTGCGTGGTCGCGTCGGCATAGAAGACCTGCTGGCGCGCGCGCTGCAGCTTGCTGAAGTTGCCGATCTGCTGCATACGCCGCGCGAGTTCCGCGCTGGCCTGCGCCGAGCGGTTGACCTGCTCGGCGTACTGCAGCAACTGTTGCGCAGCGACGGCGCGGACCCAGGCCTGCCGCACCTGCGTGACCTGGTCGACCACCGCGCCGGTGAGCTGCACCTTGGCCTGGCTCGATTGGCTGCGCGAGATCGACAGGCGCTGCGGCAGCAGGAGGAGGTCCACGAGGCCGAAGGACAGCAGCCGCCCGATCTCGAGTTCGCTGTTCAGGCGCATGCGCTCGAAGGTGAAGACCGGGTTGGGCAGCCGGCTCGACTGGTTGGCCGCGGCGATGTCGCCCCAGCTCTGCGCGACCAGGGCCTGCACCGCGGGGCTGTTGGTGAGCGCGAGCTGCACCGCGTCGCTTTGCGACAGCGGCCTGGACAGCAGCTCCTGCGCGAGCGCGACGCGGCGGTCGCGCTGCTCCTGCGTGCGGCTGAGCTCGAGCTTGCCGCCGGTGAACTGCCCGGCCTGGGTGTTGGTGTCCTGCAGCGCGTCGTCGATGCCGACCGAGGCGCAGCCGGCCAGCAAGACGGCCGCCGCCGCGAGGGCCGTGAGGCGCACGGCGCGCTTCATGGCTTCTGCTCCTTTTTCGAGGGAGGCATCGGCATCGTGTGCCCCTGGTGCGCGGCCGGCGCATCGGAGGCGCTGCCACCCGCGGCCTCCTCGGCATAGGCCTTCCAACCGCCGCGCTGGCGGACGGTCTCGTTGGCCTGCTTCCACGGAATGGGCTTGTCGTCGGTGAAGGGCCGGTAGCCCTCGAACGCGGACCGGTAGCTCAGGGCGGTGGGCGCGCCGGCGGCGCCTTCGTCAGCCGATGGGACGGACGCCGGCTGGGCCGCGGCGGCGAGCGCGGCCGCCACGGCTGGAAAGACAGCCAGCCAACGGGCCGGCAATGAATGGAACATGGAAACCTCGCATGGTCATGAACGGAATGCGTCACGGCACCCGGAGGGGCATGACGCAGGCGATGCATGCGCGTTCGCTGCCGTGCTGCGGCGGCCCGATGACCGGGCGCGCGCAGGCGCACGAACGCTTCAGGCGCGAGGAGGTTTGTCGAGGAGGCGCGGCGCGACCGTGGCCACCGTGGTGGCGGGCTCGGTCAGGTCGGCGCGCGGAAGGCCCTGGAACACGATCAGTTCCAGCGTGCTGGTGAGTGCGGTGGCATGGCAGGCGCCGCAGGTGCCGCACTTGTGCATTCCATCGGGCGACGCGTGGGTGTCGGCGCCGGCGCTGTGATCGCCGGCGGATGGCCCAGCGTCCTGCGCGGCGGCTTCGTGGTGGTGATGGTCTGCATGCCCATCGCCATGCGCCTGCTGGGCATGCCGATGCGCTGCGGCCGGCGCGGCGGTTGCCGCAACCGCCAAGGCAGCACCCTCATGGCCCGGCCCGCAAAAGACCATGGCTGCCGCCGCGTACGCCTGGAAGGGCACGGCAAACATCACGATCCAGAGGACAAAGAGGCGAACCCGGTGCATGCGGAGATTGTAGATAGAGCGGCAATGCCTGTCCGTATTCGACGGGCATGCATGCCACTCTAGCGATCCAGTCCGACGGTTTCCCGTCGGCTGGATTACAGCGCCGTCATCTTCGTCGGGCGCCGCCGTGCCGTCAGAAGAACCCGAGCTTCTTGGGCGAA
This genomic window from Variovorax sp. V93 contains:
- a CDS encoding multicopper oxidase family protein yields the protein MTNRRNFLGGAGAITGALAAASVSKVAMAALPEPVTQTTPNTMPPLMPSSGRPYNPVVTLNGWTLPWRMNNGVKEFHLVAEPVVREMAPGFKANLWGYNGQSPGPTIEVVEGDRVRIFVTNKLPEHTSVHWHGQRLPNGMDGVTGLTQPAIRPGKTFVYEFVARRPGTFMYHPHADEMTQMAMGMMGFWVTHPKAEHPLIEKVDRDFVFLLNAYDVEPGSATPKIMTMLDFNLWSWNSRIFPGIDSLNVRLNDKVRIRIGNLTMTNHPMHLHGHEFLVTGTDGGPTPKSTRQYEVTTDVAVGQMRQIEFLADEEGDWAFHCHKSHHTMNAMGHDVPTLIGLDHKDVARQITNLVPDYMVMGERGMADMGEMEMPIPDNTARMMTGEGPFGSVEMGGMFSVVKVRRNQKPGDYSNPGWFKHPKGTVAYELDGPPPETSRRRDAGAAAMPAQNMPAKNIEVQIRKPGSGHTGH
- a CDS encoding TolC family protein: MKRAVRLTALAAAAVLLAGCASVGIDDALQDTNTQAGQFTGGKLELSRTQEQRDRRVALAQELLSRPLSQSDAVQLALTNSPAVQALVAQSWGDIAAANQSSRLPNPVFTFERMRLNSELEIGRLLSFGLVDLLLLPQRLSISRSQSSQAKVQLTGAVVDQVTQVRQAWVRAVAAQQLLQYAEQVNRSAQASAELARRMQQIGNFSKLQRARQQVFYADATTQLASAQHAATAAREELVRALGLDDVQAARLALPERLPDLPKAPREAKEVAATATEQRLDVQLARAQLDVAGKSQGINLLSTFVDVEVGGRRDTVFDNAEGTRSTRRGFELDIRLPLFDWGSAQRDALNAQSLAAANRYDATVRGASSQLREGYSAYRTAYDIARHYRDEIVPLRQAMADENVLRYNGMLIGVFELLAEARDQIASVSNAINAQQQFWLADAALAASVIGKPTAMGAPTASAGGEAASAGAAH
- a CDS encoding RHS repeat domain-containing protein, which gives rise to MHYIHEPGSFVPLVQIRQAQAVALNQTTDVKALIAANGGRYDIEQDPLWNGEQLNTPDPFAKEEIAFYQCDHLGTPQELTDHEGRIAWSASYKAWGEAKQAISEAGRRAGFRNPIRFQGQYFDDETGLHYNRYRYYDPVSGRFVSKDPIKLLGGLNLQLYAPSPTEWIDPWGLASCSLYRSMKTGADGLPLPEPTARGLGARIPGDLSADEHGNVHPNTGGISVAPHTPGNLPSHRRPASLGGTGKDEVWGINSENLGPDLRYVQDCPTHGTIQPSRTMPAGEYQAALERTKTRWRKP
- a CDS encoding plastocyanin/azurin family copper-binding protein → MKHNNILRSTAFAALTALAAAGASAAGNHAGGHGHGHGDAEAAIGQPGVDAKATRTINVDMTDGMRFTPADINVKQGETVRFVVKNSGQLKHELVLGTEKELKEHYEAMKKNPEMEHAEPNMVTLAAGKSGEIVWQFTKAGKVDFACLQPGHYDAGMKGAVTVAKTAAAK
- a CDS encoding copper-binding protein, with the translated sequence MSKIRISLMAALAALAFTVSAAELADGEIRKVDKDNKKLTIKHGPLKSLDMPGMTMVFGVSDETVLDKFQAGDKVRFDAGKMDGKIVVTHIEPAR